The following are encoded together in the Micromonospora lupini genome:
- a CDS encoding YciI family protein, giving the protein MRYLVILKAAQPDGPPPAELMEAIAKLGMDATNAGVMLDMGGLAPTANSARIAVTAGAVNVVDGPFAEAKELISYVVYDVRSKEEAVEWAGRFMRLHRDLWQGWEGEAEVSRVFGPEDFAPQG; this is encoded by the coding sequence ATGCGATATCTGGTGATTCTCAAAGCAGCGCAGCCCGACGGCCCGCCGCCCGCCGAACTGATGGAGGCCATCGCGAAACTCGGTATGGACGCGACGAACGCCGGCGTGATGCTCGACATGGGTGGGCTCGCCCCCACCGCGAACAGCGCCCGGATCGCGGTCACCGCCGGTGCGGTCAACGTCGTCGACGGTCCCTTCGCCGAGGCGAAGGAGCTGATCAGCTACGTGGTGTACGACGTCCGCTCCAAGGAGGAAGCTGTCGAGTGGGCCGGCCGGTTCATGCGGCTGCACCGTGACCTGTGGCAGGGCTGGGAGGGGGAGGCTGAGGTCTCGCGGGTCTTCGGGCCGGAGGACTTCGCACCGCAGGGATGA
- a CDS encoding sigma-70 family RNA polymerase sigma factor has product MDDQQWFAEQLAQHRPRLRAVAYRLLGSQAEVDDALQEAWLRTTRADPTAITNPAAWLTTLVGRVCIDMLRARQARREQLSATWEPLVSEYGDPEEASLHTDAVGIALLVVLDSLEPAERLAVVLHDMFGMPFEQVAAVVGRTPAATRQLASRARRRLRESAPQPRAGLPAQRRVVDAFLAAARAGDFDALLTLLDPDVVFRSDHGRRARLAPAVLAGARAVATRAADAGPRFARLCAPALVNGAAGVVARDRRGRPVAVVGFTVYDERIVAIDMILDPDKLR; this is encoded by the coding sequence ATGGACGACCAGCAGTGGTTCGCCGAGCAGTTGGCGCAGCACCGTCCGCGTCTACGGGCCGTCGCCTATCGACTGCTGGGCTCACAAGCCGAGGTCGACGACGCGTTGCAGGAGGCGTGGCTGCGCACGACGCGCGCCGACCCGACCGCGATCACCAATCCCGCGGCGTGGCTGACCACGCTCGTCGGGCGGGTGTGCATCGACATGCTGCGGGCCCGGCAAGCGCGCCGCGAGCAGTTGAGCGCAACCTGGGAGCCGCTGGTAAGCGAGTACGGGGATCCGGAGGAAGCCAGCCTGCACACCGACGCGGTAGGCATCGCGTTGCTCGTGGTGCTGGACAGCCTCGAGCCCGCCGAACGGCTCGCGGTCGTGCTGCACGACATGTTCGGCATGCCGTTCGAGCAGGTGGCCGCCGTCGTGGGACGTACACCGGCGGCCACCAGGCAGCTTGCCAGCCGAGCCCGGCGGCGACTGCGCGAGAGTGCTCCGCAGCCCAGGGCCGGCCTGCCCGCCCAGCGTCGTGTCGTCGACGCGTTCCTGGCGGCAGCCCGCGCCGGCGACTTCGACGCCCTGCTGACCCTGCTGGATCCCGACGTGGTGTTCCGCTCCGACCACGGACGCCGTGCACGGCTCGCACCGGCAGTGCTCGCCGGTGCCCGTGCCGTGGCCACCCGTGCGGCCGACGCCGGGCCACGGTTCGCGCGCCTCTGCGCTCCCGCACTGGTCAATGGAGCCGCCGGGGTCGTCGCCCGCGACAGGCGCGGCAGGCCCGTCGCCGTCGTCGGCTTCACCGTTTACGACGAGCGCATCGTCGCCATCGACATGATTCTCGACCCGGACAAGCTCCGATGA
- a CDS encoding MFS transporter, with product MTHQRRAVYALAALSAATFCYVTTEVLPIGLLTLIAPDLGRSRSEAGLLVTGYAVVVMIVALPLTRVTRRVPRRPLLAGTLGVFVAATTVSAFATSYEMLLAARLVSATTNGVFWAVVFPVAISMFPANIRGRIVARLSIGNALGPVLGVPLSTWLGGQAGWRAAFVAMAILGFVICVAVVLLLPSVTPRQSAGDIGSMPDRHRFVVLLVATVLVVTGAMGAFTYMTVFLLDVSGFAAASLGMLLFVQGSFGVVGTWAVGRILDRFPLGAVLGLLGLITAAMLGIYGVGTNQALTIPLLAVAGMSFSSLIAGIQHRIMQVAPSTTDLASASLSVAFNFGLAAGSLIGAGLLATAGVRVIPLFGGLLTAGAFALLACHELSRRRRGEHEAAGRDPERQPVGQPAGHS from the coding sequence ATGACGCACCAACGACGTGCGGTCTACGCACTCGCCGCGTTGTCCGCCGCCACCTTCTGTTACGTCACCACCGAGGTCCTCCCGATCGGGCTGCTCACGCTCATCGCGCCGGACCTGGGGCGTTCGAGGTCCGAGGCCGGTCTGCTGGTGACCGGATACGCCGTGGTGGTCATGATCGTGGCGCTCCCGCTGACCCGGGTCACTCGACGGGTGCCCCGGCGTCCGCTGCTCGCCGGCACCCTCGGTGTGTTCGTCGCGGCGACGACGGTGTCGGCCTTCGCAACCTCCTACGAGATGTTGCTCGCCGCCCGGCTGGTCTCCGCCACCACAAACGGTGTCTTCTGGGCGGTGGTGTTCCCCGTGGCGATCTCGATGTTCCCCGCGAACATCCGCGGTCGAATCGTGGCTCGCCTGTCGATCGGCAACGCTCTCGGGCCGGTCCTCGGCGTGCCGCTGAGCACCTGGTTGGGCGGTCAGGCCGGGTGGCGGGCAGCCTTCGTCGCGATGGCAATCCTCGGCTTCGTCATCTGCGTCGCAGTCGTCCTGCTCCTGCCGAGCGTCACACCGCGACAGAGTGCCGGCGACATCGGGTCGATGCCGGATCGACACCGCTTCGTCGTGCTCCTCGTCGCCACCGTCCTCGTCGTCACCGGCGCCATGGGCGCGTTCACCTACATGACGGTTTTCCTGCTCGACGTCAGCGGGTTCGCCGCAGCGTCCCTCGGCATGCTGCTCTTCGTCCAAGGCTCGTTCGGCGTCGTCGGCACCTGGGCGGTCGGCCGGATCCTGGACCGGTTTCCGCTCGGTGCCGTGCTGGGTCTGCTCGGGCTCATCACCGCCGCGATGCTCGGCATCTACGGGGTTGGCACAAACCAGGCACTGACGATTCCGTTGCTTGCCGTGGCGGGAATGTCGTTCAGCTCGCTGATCGCGGGAATCCAGCACCGCATCATGCAGGTGGCCCCGTCGACCACCGACCTGGCGTCGGCCAGTCTCAGCGTCGCGTTCAACTTCGGCCTCGCGGCCGGCTCGCTCATCGGTGCGGGCCTGCTGGCGACGGCCGGGGTGCGCGTCATCCCGTTGTTCGGAGGGCTGCTGACGGCCGGGGCGTTCGCGTTGCTCGCCTGCCACGAGCTGTCCCGCAGGAGACGGGGAGAGCACGAAGCTGCCGGTCGCGATCCCGAGCGACAGCCGGTCGGGCAACCCGCAGGTCACTCCTGA
- a CDS encoding aldo/keto reductase encodes MRTVQLGELEVARIGLGAMGMSHGYSGAGSDDAESIRTIHRALELGVTLIDTAEIYGPYVNEELVGRALQGRRDQVVLATKFGLVSHDGRVPGGLDSSPDNIRTAVEGSLKRLGTDHIDLYYQHRVDPSTPIEDTMGALAALVREGKIRYIGLSEAWIDTIRRAHAVHPVTALQSEYSLWTRDQEQLLPVLRELGIGLVAYSPLGRGFLTGALRSPADVERLDDSDFRKNHPRFTGENFKRNLRIADQVQEVADQVGATSGQVALAWLLTQGDDIVPIPGTKRVSRVEENVAADTVTLTPEQVATLTALPVAEGGHHTDEQMRVIER; translated from the coding sequence ATGCGCACGGTGCAGTTGGGCGAGCTTGAGGTTGCCCGCATCGGTCTGGGTGCGATGGGAATGTCGCACGGCTACAGCGGTGCCGGCAGCGACGATGCCGAGTCGATCCGCACCATCCACCGGGCTCTCGAACTGGGTGTCACCCTGATCGACACCGCGGAGATCTACGGCCCGTACGTCAACGAGGAGCTTGTCGGTCGCGCCCTGCAGGGCCGCCGCGACCAGGTAGTGCTCGCCACCAAGTTCGGCCTCGTCTCCCACGACGGTCGCGTCCCCGGGGGCCTGGACAGCAGCCCGGACAACATCCGCACGGCGGTCGAGGGCTCGCTGAAGCGTCTCGGCACCGACCACATCGACCTGTACTACCAGCACCGCGTCGACCCGAGCACCCCGATCGAGGACACCATGGGCGCCCTCGCGGCCCTGGTGCGGGAAGGCAAGATCCGCTACATCGGGCTGTCCGAGGCGTGGATCGACACCATACGACGCGCCCATGCCGTACACCCGGTCACCGCCCTGCAGTCCGAGTACTCGCTGTGGACCCGTGACCAGGAGCAACTCCTTCCCGTGCTGCGCGAGCTGGGGATCGGACTTGTGGCGTACTCCCCACTCGGACGTGGCTTCCTCACCGGTGCCCTACGGTCTCCGGCGGACGTCGAGCGCCTCGACGACAGCGACTTCCGGAAGAACCATCCGCGCTTCACCGGGGAGAACTTCAAGCGCAACCTGCGCATCGCCGACCAGGTCCAGGAGGTCGCCGACCAGGTGGGCGCGACCTCAGGACAGGTAGCCCTGGCCTGGCTGCTGACCCAGGGCGACGACATCGTCCCCATTCCCGGCACCAAGCGGGTGAGCCGCGTTGAGGAGAACGTCGCCGCGGACACCGTCACGCTGACGCCCGAACAGGTCGCCACCCTCACCGCGCTGCCCGTTGCGGAGGGCGGTCACCACACCGACGAGCAGATGCGGGTGATCGAGCGCTGA
- a CDS encoding RNA polymerase sigma factor has protein sequence MTATDPHRVVEAVWRIEAAQLIAKLTRIVRDVGLAEEIAQDTLVIALEQWPKQGVPRDPGPWLMATAKHRAIDLVRRRIRYGEKLAEIGRALEIVPVDEQEAVDDALDDHVGDDLLRLIFISCHPVLSTEARTALTLRVVGGLSTEEIARAFLVAEPTVGQRIVRAKRTLAAKRVPFELPPPDQLAQRLTSVLEVLYLIFNEGYSATAGQDWMRPDLCREALRLGRVLAGLMPDQAEVHGLVALMEIQSSRTWARTDGAGAAILLGDQDRTRWDRLLIRRGLAALARAQEIGGVLGPFVLQAEIAACHARARSTQETDWSRIAALYLVLSHVWPSPVAELNRAVAVGMAQGAAEGLAIADRVQASGALDQYPLLPAVRADLLAKLGRTTESRQEYVRAAALTRNAKEREIFQAKAESCAPTESAAGLAVDVGP, from the coding sequence ATGACGGCTACCGATCCACATCGCGTTGTCGAGGCGGTCTGGAGGATCGAGGCGGCTCAGCTCATCGCGAAGCTGACCCGGATCGTGCGAGACGTCGGCCTGGCCGAGGAGATCGCCCAGGACACCCTGGTCATCGCGCTTGAACAGTGGCCGAAGCAGGGCGTGCCGAGAGATCCCGGGCCATGGCTGATGGCCACCGCCAAACACCGGGCGATCGACCTGGTCCGGCGGCGGATCCGGTACGGCGAGAAGCTCGCCGAAATTGGCCGGGCTCTGGAGATCGTCCCGGTCGACGAGCAGGAGGCCGTGGACGACGCGTTGGACGACCACGTCGGCGACGACCTGCTGCGGCTGATCTTCATCTCCTGCCATCCGGTGCTGTCGACGGAGGCGCGTACCGCGCTCACCCTGCGCGTGGTGGGCGGGCTGAGCACCGAGGAGATCGCCAGGGCCTTCCTCGTCGCCGAACCGACTGTTGGTCAACGGATCGTGCGGGCCAAGCGCACCCTGGCCGCCAAACGGGTGCCGTTCGAACTCCCGCCACCGGATCAGCTCGCCCAGCGGCTCACCTCGGTCCTGGAAGTCCTGTACCTGATCTTCAACGAGGGATACTCGGCGACCGCCGGCCAGGACTGGATGCGGCCCGACCTCTGCCGGGAGGCGTTGCGGCTGGGGCGGGTGCTGGCCGGACTGATGCCGGATCAGGCCGAGGTGCACGGGCTGGTGGCGCTCATGGAAATCCAGTCGTCGCGGACGTGGGCGCGCACCGACGGAGCCGGTGCGGCAATCCTGCTCGGTGACCAGGACCGGACCCGCTGGGACCGCCTGCTGATCCGGCGCGGCCTCGCCGCCCTGGCACGGGCGCAGGAGATCGGCGGTGTACTCGGACCGTTCGTGCTGCAGGCCGAAATCGCAGCCTGTCACGCCCGAGCCCGGTCTACGCAGGAGACGGACTGGTCACGAATCGCGGCACTCTATCTGGTGCTGTCCCACGTGTGGCCGTCACCTGTTGCCGAGCTGAATCGGGCGGTCGCGGTCGGAATGGCCCAGGGAGCGGCCGAGGGACTGGCCATTGCTGACCGGGTGCAGGCGAGTGGGGCGCTGGACCAGTACCCGCTGCTTCCCGCCGTACGCGCCGACCTCCTGGCGAAGCTCGGCCGGACGACCGAGTCCCGGCAGGAGTACGTGCGAGCCGCCGCGCTCACCCGCAACGCCAAAGAGCGGGAGATCTTCCAGGCGAAGGCAGAGAGCTGTGCCCCGACTGAGTCCGCCGCGGGCCTTGCCGTCGACGTGGGGCCGTAA
- a CDS encoding helix-turn-helix transcriptional regulator, producing the protein MDNRSEVRAFLTSRRAKVSPEQAGIPAYGNRRVAGLRRGEVAALAGVSVEYYTRLERGNLAGASDSVLDAIARALRLDDTETAHLHHLARAAGPRPARARAGRDRAPEIRPAIRRVLRSMGVPAFLRNHRFDVLAVNSLGRALYAPMFAAHAALPVNSMRFIFLDPHAQAFYPEWPQVARSAVAALRTAAARHPDDQALMNLIGELSMRSEPFRAWWAAQDVYVHRHGAKRFRHPVIGDLDLTFEVLELSGDDVLTVLTYSAEPGTSSGDGLELLATWAATQEDAATRASGQAAGTGRP; encoded by the coding sequence ATGGACAACCGCAGTGAGGTCCGGGCGTTTCTCACCTCCCGCCGGGCCAAGGTCAGTCCGGAGCAGGCAGGCATCCCCGCGTACGGTAACCGGCGCGTCGCCGGGCTGCGCCGCGGTGAGGTCGCCGCGCTGGCCGGCGTGAGCGTCGAGTACTACACCCGCCTGGAGCGCGGCAACCTCGCCGGTGCGTCCGACAGCGTCCTGGACGCCATTGCTCGCGCGCTGCGGCTCGACGACACCGAGACCGCTCACCTGCACCATCTCGCCCGTGCCGCCGGTCCCCGGCCGGCCCGCGCCCGCGCCGGCCGCGACAGGGCCCCCGAGATCCGGCCGGCGATCCGCCGAGTCCTGCGCTCGATGGGTGTGCCGGCGTTCCTGCGTAACCACCGTTTCGACGTCCTCGCCGTGAACTCGCTGGGCAGGGCCCTCTACGCGCCCATGTTCGCCGCGCACGCGGCGCTGCCGGTGAACTCGATGCGGTTCATCTTCCTGGACCCGCACGCGCAGGCGTTCTACCCGGAGTGGCCGCAGGTGGCCCGCTCCGCCGTCGCCGCGCTGCGCACCGCCGCCGCACGGCACCCGGACGATCAGGCGCTGATGAACCTGATCGGTGAGCTGTCGATGCGCAGCGAGCCCTTCCGCGCCTGGTGGGCCGCCCAGGACGTGTACGTGCACCGCCACGGCGCGAAGCGGTTCCGGCACCCGGTCATCGGGGATCTGGACCTGACCTTCGAAGTGCTGGAGTTGTCCGGCGACGACGTCCTGACGGTCCTGACCTACTCCGCCGAGCCGGGCACCAGCTCCGGTGACGGCCTGGAACTGCTCGCCACCTGGGCCGCGACGCAGGAGGACGCCGCGACCCGGGCGAGCGGGCAGGCCGCCGGCACGGGACGGCCCTGA
- a CDS encoding DUF998 domain-containing protein — protein MTEQMTTTASTVTTCDPAVRVTKSLLAYGVIAGPLYVAVSLVEVFTRSGFDPTRHAWSMLSNGDRGWIHITNFLVSGLLTIVFAVGLRRALESGPGARWAPRLIGAYGVSLIAAGLLRADPALGFPVGTPDGPGTISWHGYGHFAAGAVGFSCLIAACFVLARRFAAEGAAGWARSSRGVGVVFGAAFLGLTAGAGAAWSLLAFTAAVLLISGWQAAVAIDRYRRVSRH, from the coding sequence ATGACCGAGCAGATGACCACCACCGCGTCGACCGTGACGACCTGCGACCCGGCGGTCAGGGTCACGAAGTCCCTGTTGGCGTACGGCGTCATCGCCGGCCCGTTGTACGTCGCGGTGTCGCTGGTCGAGGTGTTCACCCGGTCCGGATTCGACCCGACACGACACGCGTGGAGCATGCTCAGCAACGGTGACCGAGGTTGGATCCACATCACGAACTTCCTGGTGAGCGGCCTGCTGACGATCGTGTTCGCGGTCGGACTGCGTCGGGCACTGGAGAGTGGGCCCGGGGCGCGCTGGGCGCCGAGGCTCATCGGCGCGTACGGCGTGAGCCTGATTGCGGCCGGTCTGCTGCGCGCGGACCCGGCGTTGGGCTTCCCGGTCGGCACGCCGGACGGTCCCGGGACGATCAGTTGGCACGGCTACGGTCATTTCGCTGCCGGAGCCGTCGGGTTCAGTTGCCTGATCGCGGCGTGTTTCGTGCTGGCCCGCCGCTTCGCCGCCGAGGGCGCCGCTGGTTGGGCCAGGTCCTCGCGGGGCGTCGGCGTGGTGTTCGGCGCCGCCTTCCTGGGTCTGACCGCGGGTGCCGGCGCCGCCTGGAGCCTCCTCGCCTTCACCGCTGCCGTACTGCTGATCTCGGGCTGGCAGGCAGCCGTCGCGATCGATCGCTACCGGCGCGTGTCGCGGCACTGA
- a CDS encoding helix-turn-helix domain-containing protein: protein MGRNPEDMFGDEDYPAYTIGQAAEMLGTTQDFLRRLDEAKLIDPHRSSGGHRRYSRYQLRLAARAREMVDGGTALEAACRIIILEDQLEEALRQNEKQ, encoded by the coding sequence ATGGGGCGAAACCCCGAAGACATGTTCGGCGACGAGGACTACCCCGCCTACACCATCGGGCAGGCTGCGGAGATGCTCGGCACCACGCAGGATTTTCTGCGCCGGCTGGACGAGGCGAAACTGATCGACCCGCACCGCTCCAGCGGCGGGCACCGCCGTTACTCGCGCTACCAGCTGCGCCTGGCCGCCCGGGCCCGCGAGATGGTCGACGGCGGCACCGCCCTGGAGGCGGCCTGCCGGATCATCATCCTGGAGGACCAACTTGAGGAAGCCCTCCGGCAGAACGAGAAGCAGTAG
- a CDS encoding SigE family RNA polymerase sigma factor — protein sequence MPDSMDDLFCEFVRTRSPALLRTAFLLTGDRHLAEDLVQDALARTHRGRRRLNDPGHFEAYTRTAMYHQQVSWWRRRKVAESLPGELADVAQPGSDHARRTDLKVALHQALAQLTQRQRAVLVARFFEDRSEAEAADLLQCSVGTIKSQTSKALARMRQIAPDLLSAVMEEA from the coding sequence ATGCCGGACTCCATGGACGATCTTTTCTGTGAGTTCGTGCGGACCCGCTCACCGGCGTTGCTGCGAACGGCGTTCCTGCTGACCGGTGACCGGCACCTCGCGGAGGACCTCGTGCAGGATGCGCTGGCCCGCACCCATCGGGGCCGGCGGCGGCTGAATGATCCCGGGCACTTCGAGGCGTACACCCGCACCGCCATGTACCACCAGCAGGTGAGCTGGTGGCGGCGCCGCAAGGTAGCCGAGTCCCTGCCCGGGGAACTGGCCGACGTGGCCCAGCCCGGCAGTGACCATGCTCGCCGTACCGATCTCAAGGTTGCCCTGCACCAGGCTCTCGCCCAACTCACGCAGCGGCAACGGGCCGTGCTTGTGGCACGGTTCTTCGAGGACCGCAGCGAGGCCGAGGCCGCGGATCTGCTGCAGTGCTCGGTCGGAACAATCAAGAGTCAAACCAGCAAGGCGCTGGCCCGCATGCGGCAGATAGCGCCGGACCTGCTCTCGGCCGTGATGGAGGAGGCCTGA
- a CDS encoding CGNR zinc finger domain-containing protein, translating to MPLDVCQLPLVGGHPALDLVNTLERGGASPHDFLSDSSALLRWSVRVGVLGDAEADQVDQAWRDEPAAAHAGLAAVRDIREALHLVLLAVVTDADGASTGDSVAAGAALVALHQRWSGAAARARLVLDPSRVRLAYGTVPAMTVPDRIAEAALDVMLTADLTRLRRCPLREGGCGWLFLDKSRSGSRRWCRMADCGNAVKARRLTERRRAARASHS from the coding sequence ATGCCGCTCGACGTGTGCCAGCTTCCGTTGGTCGGCGGGCATCCCGCGCTCGATCTGGTCAACACACTCGAGCGAGGGGGCGCGTCGCCGCACGACTTTCTGTCCGACAGCTCGGCCCTGCTGCGCTGGTCGGTCCGGGTGGGCGTGCTCGGCGACGCGGAGGCCGACCAGGTCGACCAGGCGTGGCGCGACGAGCCCGCGGCGGCGCACGCGGGACTGGCCGCTGTGCGGGACATCCGGGAAGCGCTTCATCTGGTGCTGCTCGCGGTGGTCACCGATGCCGACGGTGCTTCGACGGGAGACTCCGTCGCGGCCGGCGCCGCGCTTGTCGCACTCCATCAGCGCTGGTCCGGGGCGGCCGCCCGAGCGCGGCTGGTGCTCGACCCGTCGCGCGTACGTCTGGCCTACGGCACCGTGCCGGCCATGACGGTGCCCGACAGGATCGCCGAGGCCGCCCTCGACGTCATGCTGACAGCCGACCTGACCCGGTTGCGCCGCTGCCCGCTGCGCGAAGGTGGCTGTGGCTGGCTGTTCCTCGACAAGAGTCGCAGCGGTTCCCGCCGTTGGTGCCGCATGGCCGACTGCGGCAATGCGGTGAAGGCCCGACGGCTCACCGAGCGTCGCCGCGCCGCCCGTGCATCCCACTCGTAG
- a CDS encoding NAD(P)-dependent oxidoreductase — MLIVVLGANGGTGRRLVQQALDAGHDVRAVTRQPQSFPVSGPGLEVVAADATVEVPVSGAAVVLSTLGTPFTRRPVRLYSRSTATVLAAMRREGVRRLVVVSSSATEPHHHAEGGFLLNRIIQPLVTATIGKSTYDDMRTMEKMVRDSNLDWTIVRPSGLFDSDSVTRYRLAESRSDGIFTSRADLAACLLAQATDTAWIRRTAAVTTAEGTPTLWAMLRREAFGN, encoded by the coding sequence ATGCTTATCGTCGTTCTCGGCGCGAACGGGGGCACGGGCCGTCGCCTCGTACAGCAGGCGCTGGACGCCGGCCACGACGTACGGGCGGTGACCCGGCAGCCGCAGTCGTTCCCGGTCAGCGGTCCCGGCTTGGAGGTGGTGGCCGCCGATGCCACAGTCGAGGTCCCGGTGAGTGGTGCCGCCGTGGTGCTGTCGACGCTTGGCACGCCGTTCACTCGGCGACCGGTGCGGCTCTACAGCCGCAGCACCGCGACGGTCCTGGCCGCGATGCGTCGCGAGGGTGTGCGGCGGCTCGTCGTCGTCAGTTCCAGCGCCACCGAGCCGCATCACCATGCCGAGGGCGGATTCCTGCTCAACCGCATCATCCAGCCGTTGGTCACCGCCACGATCGGCAAGTCCACCTATGACGACATGCGCACCATGGAGAAGATGGTGCGGGACAGCAACCTCGACTGGACGATCGTGCGCCCGTCGGGGCTCTTCGACAGCGACAGCGTCACCCGCTACCGGCTCGCGGAGAGTCGCTCCGACGGTATCTTCACCAGCCGAGCCGACCTGGCGGCCTGTCTGCTGGCCCAGGCAACCGACACCGCCTGGATCAGGCGGACCGCGGCCGTCACCACCGCCGAGGGCACTCCGACGCTGTGGGCGATGCTGCGGCGGGAAGCGTTCGGGAACTAG